A single region of the Cynocephalus volans isolate mCynVol1 chromosome 12, mCynVol1.pri, whole genome shotgun sequence genome encodes:
- the DNAJC14 gene encoding dnaJ homolog subfamily C member 14 isoform X2 has translation MAQKHPGERGLCGAHHRSGASLRTSGPSVDPEILSFSGLRDSAGNAPNGTSCLTEHSGPKYTQPPNPAHWSDPSHGPPRGPGPPRDGEEPDQSEASSEEESGVDHELSRENEAGYQEDGNPSFLSIPSVCNCQGALGIPEGPYSEGGDGSSSNFCHHCTSPALGEDEELEEEYDDEEPLKFPRDFSRVSSGKKPPSRKQRHRFPTKEDTREGGRRDPRSPGRHRLGRKRSQADKRRGLGLWGAEELCQLGQAGFWWLIELLVLVGEYVETCGHLIYACRQLKGSDLDLFRVWVGVWAGWLGGWAQVMFQFLSQGFYYGAGLLTRFLRLIGALLLLALALFLGCLQLAWRFLVGLGDRLGWRDKATWLFSWLDSLALQRCVTLLRHSRPWQRLVRIVQWGWLELPWVKQRYNRQGTAPAASGRYCQPEEEVARLLTMAGVPEDELNPFHVLGVEATASDVELKKAYRQLAVMVHPDKNHHPRAEEAFKVLRAAWDIVSNPERRKEYEMKQMAENELSRSVNEFLSKLQDDLKEAMNTMMCSRCQGKHRRFEMDREPKSARYCAECNKLHPAEEGDFWAESSMLGLKITYFALMDGKVYDITEWAGCQRVGISPDTHRVPYHISFGSRIPGTSGRQRATPDAPPADLQDFLNRIFQVPPGQMSNGNFFAAPQPGPGATAASKPNSTVPKGEAKPKRRKKVRRPFQR, from the exons ATGGCCCAGAAGCACCCCGGAGAAAGAGGGTTGTGTGGAGCCCACCACAGGAGTGGTGCCTCCCTCAGGACTTCAGGACCTTCCGTGGACCCTGAAATACTTTCATTCTCAGGACTCAGGGACTCAGCAGGGAATGCTCCTAATGGTACCAGCTGCCTCACAGAGCACTCTGGTCCTAAGTACACACAGCCCCCAAACCCAGCCCACTGGTCGGATCCAAGCCATGGCCCCCCAAGGGGTCCAGGACCACCTAGGGATGGAGAGGAACCTGATCAGAGTGAGGCATCTTCAGAAGAAGAGTCAGGAGTGGACCATGAACTCTCAAGAGAGAATGAGGCTGGGTACCAGGAGGATGGGaatccttcttttctttccattccatCTGTTTGCAACTGCCAGGGAGCCCTTGGAATCCCTGAAGGTCCTTACTCTGAGGGAGGAGATGGCTCTTCTAGCAACTTTTGCCACCATTGTACCTCTCCAGCCTTGGGGGAAGATGAAGAGTTGGAAGAGGAATATGATGATGAAGAACCTCTTAAGTTCCCCCGTGACTTTTCACGTGTGTCCAGTGGAAAGAAACCCCCATCCCGGAAACAGCGGCATCGCTTTCCAACCAAGGAGGATACTCGGGAGGGTGGACGTAGAGATCCCAGGTCCCCTGGTCGACATCGTCTGGGCCGGAAACGAAGTCAGGCAGATAAACGCAGAGGCCTGGGATTGTGGGGAGCAGAGGAACTATGTCAGCTTGGACAGGCAGGCTTCTGGTGGCTGATTGAACTGCTGGTATTGGTGGGAGAGTACGTGGAAACTTGTGGCCATCTCATCTATGCATGCAGGCAACTGAAAGGCAGTGATCTGGACCTTTTTCGAGTTTGGGTGGGAGTGTGGGCAGGGTGGCTGGGGGGCTGGGCCCAGGTGATGTTCCAGTTTCTAAGCCAGGGGTTTTACTATGGGGCAGGGCTATTAACCCGTTTTCTTAGGCTAATAGGTGCTCTGTTACTCCTGGCTCTGGCCCTCTTTTTGGGCTGTCTACAGTTGGCCTGGAGGTTTCTGGTGGGGCTGGGTGACCGGTTAGGCTGGAGGGATAAGGCCACCTGGCTCTTCTCTTGGTTGGATTCTCTGGCCTTGCAGCGTTGTGTGACTCTACTGAGACATAGCAGGCCATGGCAGCGGCTGGTAAGAATAGTTCAGTGGGGTTGGCTGGAATTACCTTGGGTCAAGCAGAGGTATAATAGGCAGGGGACTGCACCTGCAGCTAGTGGGCGCTACTGCCAGCCTGAAGAGGAAGTGGCTAGACTCTTGACCATGGCTGGGGTTCCTGAGGATGAGCTAAACCCTTTCCACGTGCTGGGGGTTGAAGCCACAGCATCAGATGTTGAACTGAAGAAGGCCTATAGGCAGCTGGCAGTGATG GTTCATCCTGACAAAAATCATCATCCTCGGGCTGAGGAGGCCTTCAAGGTTTTGAGAGCTGCTTGGGACATTGTCAGCAACCCTGAAAGGCGGAAGGAATATGAGAT GAAACAAATGGCAGAGAATGAGTTGAGCCGGTCAGTGAATGAGTTTCTGTCCAAGCTGCAAGATGACCTCAAAGAGGCAATGAATACTATGATGTGTAGCCGATGCCAAGGAAAGCATAG GAGGTTTGAAATGGACCGGGAACCTAAGAGTGCCAGATACTGTGCCGAGTGTAATAAACTGCATCCTGCTGAGGAAGGAGACTTTTGGGCAGAATCAAGTATGTTGGGCCTCAAGATCACCTACTTTGCACTGATGGATGGAAAGGTGTATGACATTACAG AATGGGCTGGGTGTCAACGTGTGGGAATCTCCCCAGATACCCACAGAGTCCCCTATCACATCTCATTTGGTTCTCGGATCCCAGGCACCAGTGGGCGGCAGAG aGCCACCCCAGATGCCCCTCCTGCTGACCTTCAGGATTTCTTGAACCGTATCTTTCAAGTACCCCCAGGCCAGATGTCCAATGGGAACTTCTTTGCAGCTCCTCAGCCTGGCCCTGGGGCCACGGCAGCCTCCAAGCCCAACAGTACAGTACCCAAGGGAGAAGCCAAACCGAAGCGGCGAAAGAAAGTGAGGAGGCCCTTCCAACGTTGA
- the DNAJC14 gene encoding dnaJ homolog subfamily C member 14 isoform X1 — translation MPQKNLGKKGKWVHKYVPNLRLFNSSLGSILDHPHLDIFVTGIRTYHDGAGPWLTRESVVLRTPRPRVRIPYTDGRFAHWLTVVLTTPRSPWVMAQKHPGERGLCGAHHRSGASLRTSGPSVDPEILSFSGLRDSAGNAPNGTSCLTEHSGPKYTQPPNPAHWSDPSHGPPRGPGPPRDGEEPDQSEASSEEESGVDHELSRENEAGYQEDGNPSFLSIPSVCNCQGALGIPEGPYSEGGDGSSSNFCHHCTSPALGEDEELEEEYDDEEPLKFPRDFSRVSSGKKPPSRKQRHRFPTKEDTREGGRRDPRSPGRHRLGRKRSQADKRRGLGLWGAEELCQLGQAGFWWLIELLVLVGEYVETCGHLIYACRQLKGSDLDLFRVWVGVWAGWLGGWAQVMFQFLSQGFYYGAGLLTRFLRLIGALLLLALALFLGCLQLAWRFLVGLGDRLGWRDKATWLFSWLDSLALQRCVTLLRHSRPWQRLVRIVQWGWLELPWVKQRYNRQGTAPAASGRYCQPEEEVARLLTMAGVPEDELNPFHVLGVEATASDVELKKAYRQLAVMVHPDKNHHPRAEEAFKVLRAAWDIVSNPERRKEYEMKQMAENELSRSVNEFLSKLQDDLKEAMNTMMCSRCQGKHRRFEMDREPKSARYCAECNKLHPAEEGDFWAESSMLGLKITYFALMDGKVYDITEWAGCQRVGISPDTHRVPYHISFGSRIPGTSGRQRATPDAPPADLQDFLNRIFQVPPGQMSNGNFFAAPQPGPGATAASKPNSTVPKGEAKPKRRKKVRRPFQR, via the exons ATGCCCCAAAAGAACCTGGGAAAAAAAGGGAAGTGGGTGCATAAGTATGTCCCCAATTTAAGATTATTTAACTCGTCTCTTGGTTCCATCCTTGACCATCCTCACCTTGATATCTTTGTTACAGGCATCAGAACATACCAtgatggggccggcccgtggctcactcgggagagtgtggtgctgagaacaccaaggccccgggttcggatcccatatacggatggccggttcgctcactggctgaccgtggtgctcacaacaccaa GAAGCCCCTGGGTCATGGCCCAGAAGCACCCCGGAGAAAGAGGGTTGTGTGGAGCCCACCACAGGAGTGGTGCCTCCCTCAGGACTTCAGGACCTTCCGTGGACCCTGAAATACTTTCATTCTCAGGACTCAGGGACTCAGCAGGGAATGCTCCTAATGGTACCAGCTGCCTCACAGAGCACTCTGGTCCTAAGTACACACAGCCCCCAAACCCAGCCCACTGGTCGGATCCAAGCCATGGCCCCCCAAGGGGTCCAGGACCACCTAGGGATGGAGAGGAACCTGATCAGAGTGAGGCATCTTCAGAAGAAGAGTCAGGAGTGGACCATGAACTCTCAAGAGAGAATGAGGCTGGGTACCAGGAGGATGGGaatccttcttttctttccattccatCTGTTTGCAACTGCCAGGGAGCCCTTGGAATCCCTGAAGGTCCTTACTCTGAGGGAGGAGATGGCTCTTCTAGCAACTTTTGCCACCATTGTACCTCTCCAGCCTTGGGGGAAGATGAAGAGTTGGAAGAGGAATATGATGATGAAGAACCTCTTAAGTTCCCCCGTGACTTTTCACGTGTGTCCAGTGGAAAGAAACCCCCATCCCGGAAACAGCGGCATCGCTTTCCAACCAAGGAGGATACTCGGGAGGGTGGACGTAGAGATCCCAGGTCCCCTGGTCGACATCGTCTGGGCCGGAAACGAAGTCAGGCAGATAAACGCAGAGGCCTGGGATTGTGGGGAGCAGAGGAACTATGTCAGCTTGGACAGGCAGGCTTCTGGTGGCTGATTGAACTGCTGGTATTGGTGGGAGAGTACGTGGAAACTTGTGGCCATCTCATCTATGCATGCAGGCAACTGAAAGGCAGTGATCTGGACCTTTTTCGAGTTTGGGTGGGAGTGTGGGCAGGGTGGCTGGGGGGCTGGGCCCAGGTGATGTTCCAGTTTCTAAGCCAGGGGTTTTACTATGGGGCAGGGCTATTAACCCGTTTTCTTAGGCTAATAGGTGCTCTGTTACTCCTGGCTCTGGCCCTCTTTTTGGGCTGTCTACAGTTGGCCTGGAGGTTTCTGGTGGGGCTGGGTGACCGGTTAGGCTGGAGGGATAAGGCCACCTGGCTCTTCTCTTGGTTGGATTCTCTGGCCTTGCAGCGTTGTGTGACTCTACTGAGACATAGCAGGCCATGGCAGCGGCTGGTAAGAATAGTTCAGTGGGGTTGGCTGGAATTACCTTGGGTCAAGCAGAGGTATAATAGGCAGGGGACTGCACCTGCAGCTAGTGGGCGCTACTGCCAGCCTGAAGAGGAAGTGGCTAGACTCTTGACCATGGCTGGGGTTCCTGAGGATGAGCTAAACCCTTTCCACGTGCTGGGGGTTGAAGCCACAGCATCAGATGTTGAACTGAAGAAGGCCTATAGGCAGCTGGCAGTGATG GTTCATCCTGACAAAAATCATCATCCTCGGGCTGAGGAGGCCTTCAAGGTTTTGAGAGCTGCTTGGGACATTGTCAGCAACCCTGAAAGGCGGAAGGAATATGAGAT GAAACAAATGGCAGAGAATGAGTTGAGCCGGTCAGTGAATGAGTTTCTGTCCAAGCTGCAAGATGACCTCAAAGAGGCAATGAATACTATGATGTGTAGCCGATGCCAAGGAAAGCATAG GAGGTTTGAAATGGACCGGGAACCTAAGAGTGCCAGATACTGTGCCGAGTGTAATAAACTGCATCCTGCTGAGGAAGGAGACTTTTGGGCAGAATCAAGTATGTTGGGCCTCAAGATCACCTACTTTGCACTGATGGATGGAAAGGTGTATGACATTACAG AATGGGCTGGGTGTCAACGTGTGGGAATCTCCCCAGATACCCACAGAGTCCCCTATCACATCTCATTTGGTTCTCGGATCCCAGGCACCAGTGGGCGGCAGAG aGCCACCCCAGATGCCCCTCCTGCTGACCTTCAGGATTTCTTGAACCGTATCTTTCAAGTACCCCCAGGCCAGATGTCCAATGGGAACTTCTTTGCAGCTCCTCAGCCTGGCCCTGGGGCCACGGCAGCCTCCAAGCCCAACAGTACAGTACCCAAGGGAGAAGCCAAACCGAAGCGGCGAAAGAAAGTGAGGAGGCCCTTCCAACGTTGA